In Nocardioides sp. W7, the genomic stretch TGACCGTTATCACATGGCGGACCGCTGGCCGAGCCGCGTTCTGTCGACTAGAACGCGCTGGAGTGATCTGCGTCATGGAACTCGTTCTCGCAGGTCAGGCTCGCTCTGAATTAGGACACTCTCGCGTTGACTAAATGCGCAGGTCAGGACCAAAGTCCCCCCGGCGTGCGGCCGGGGTGGCCGAGTGGCAGTATGTGCGCGAAACCACTTCGTGATTCGATTCACAAAGGCACAAAAGTGGACTGACCACGGCGACCTGCAAGGGGAGGACCGACGGTATGGAGCTCTACACCCCGGTGCTGTTTCTGGCCGCGCTCGCGGCTCTGTTCGCCGTGGGATCGGTGGCCATGTCCGCGTTCATCGGGCCGAAGCGCTACAACCGTGCGCGGCTCGACTCCTACGAGTGCGGCATCGAGCCGACGCCGCAGCCCGTGGGCGGCGGCCGCTTCCCGGTGAAGTACTACATCACCGCGATGCTCTTCATCGTCTTCGACATCGAGATCATCTTTCTCTACCCCTGGGCCGTGCATTTCGACGCGATGAAGTTCTTCGGCCTCATCGAGATGGTCCTCTTCATCGGCACCGTCTTCGTCGCCTACGCCTATGTATGGCGACGCGGCGGCCTCGAATGGGATTGAGCGCCGCCATGCACGCACATTGCCTGCGTTGTCGTCGGTCGACGGCCGCTCCGCTGCGCTCCGCCGGAGGCCGCCTTCCTTCCTCCGCCTTGGCACTGCACGCGCCTGACGACGCTCAACTGCTGGCGCAGAGAGGAACTTTCTGATGGGTATCGAGGAGAAGCTCCCCAGCGGCGTCCTGCTGACGACCGTGGAGGGTGTCGCCGGCTACATGCGCAAGGCGTCGTTCTGGCCGGCGACCTTCGGCCTGGCCTGCTGCGCGATCGAGATGATGAGCAGCGGCGGCCCGAAGTACGACCTCGGCCGCTTCGGGATGGAGGTCTTCCGGGCCAGCCCGCGCCAGGCCGACCTGATGATCGTGGCCGGCCGGGTCAGCCAGAAGATGGCCCCGGTCCTGCGCCAGATCTACGACCAGATGCCCGAGCCCAAGTGGGTGCTCGCGATGGGCGTGTGCGCCAGTAGCGGCGGCATGTTCAACAACTACGCGGTCGTCCAGGGCGTCGACCACATCGTCCCCGTCGACATGTACCTCCCGGGCTGTCCGCCGCGCCCGGAGATGCTCATGGACGCGATCTTGAAGCTGCACGACCAGGTCCAGTCCAAGAAGCTCGGCGTCAACCGCCTCGCCGAGATCGAGGAGCGCGAGAACGCCGCGCTGAAGGCGCTGCCGACCTCGGAGATGAAGGGCCTGCTCCGATGAGCGACGAGAAGACACCCGAGCAGGCGGCGCTCGACCAGTCGCCCGAGAACGCCCCCGCCACCACCGACCCGGAGGTCCGCGCCGTCGGCGTGCGCAGCGGCATGTTCGGTGCGAAGGGCTCCGGCGACACGAGCGGGTACGGCGGCCTGGTCCAGCCGGTCGTCCTCCCCGGCGCGGCCCAGCGGCCGTTCGAGGGCTGGCACGAGGAGGTCGCGGGCGCGCTCGACGTGGCCCTCGCGGCCGGCGGCGTCGAGCACGCGGTGGAGAGCGTGGTGATCCACCGCCGCGAGATCACCTTCCACGTCCGACGAGCCGACCTGCCGACCGTCGCGCAGGTGCTCCGCGACGACCTCAAGCTGCGCTTCGAGTTCTGCGCCGGCGTCAGCGGCGTGCACTACCCCGCCGACGAGGGCCGCGAGCTGCACGCGGTCTACCACCTGCTCTCGATGACCCACAACCGCCGGATCCGGGTCGAGGTGACGGCGCCCGACGCCGATCCGCACATCCCGTCGATCGTGGCGGTCTACCCGACCGTCGACTGGCACGAGCGCGAGACCTACGACATGTTCGGGATCGTCTTCGACGGCCACCCGGCGCTCACCCGGGTCCTGATGCCCGACGACTGGCCGGGCCACCCCCAGCGCAAGGACTACCCGCTGGGCGGCATTCCCGTGGAGTACAAGGGCGGCACCGTTCCGCCTCCCGACCAGCGGAGGTCGTACAACTGATGAGCACGACCGAAGATCTCTACGCCGGCACGAGCGACACGACCGAGGGTCGCGTCTTCACGGTCACCGGCCAGGACTGGGACCAGATCGCCGAGGGCCTCGCGGAGGAGGCCGACGAGCGGATCGTGGTCAACATGGGTCCGCAGCACCCGTCGACGCACGGCGTGCTCCGGCTGATCCTCGAGCTCGAGGGTGAGACGGTGACCGAGGCCCGCTGCGGCATCGGGTACCTGCACACCGGCATCGAGAAGAACATGGAGTTCCGCTCCTGGGTGCAGGGCGTCACCTTCTGCACCCGGATGGACTACCTCTCGCCGTTCTACAACGAGATGACCTACGTCCTCGGCGTCGAGCGGCTCCTCGACATCGAGGACCAGGTGCCGGAGAAGGCCGAGGTCATGCGGGTGCTCCTGATGGAGCTCAACCGGATCTCCTCCCACCTGGTCTGCATCGCCACCGGCGGCATGGAGATCGGCGCGCTGACGGTCATGACCATGGGCTTCCGCGAGCGCGAGCTGGTCCTCGACCTGTTCGAGCTGATCACCGGCCTGCGCATGAACCACGCGTTCATCCGGCCGGGCGGCGTCGCCCAGGACCTGCCCCCGGGTGCGCTCGACGAGATCCGCGGCTTCGTGGCCCTGATGAAGAAGCGGCTCCCGGAGTACGCCGCACTCTGCAACGCCAACCCGATCTTCAAGGCCCGCCTCGAGGGCGTCGGCCACCTCGACCTGGAGGGCTGCCTGGCCCTGGGCCTCACCGGCCCGGTGCTGCGCAGCACCGGCTACCCGTGGGACCTGCGCAAGTCCGAGCCCTACTCCGGCTACGAGACCTACGACTTCGAGGTCCAGACCTGGGACACGGCCGACGCCTACGGCCGGTTCCGGATCCGCCTCAACGAGATGTGGGAGTCGCTGAAGATCGTCGAGCAGGCCGCCGACCGGCTCGCCGGCCTCGAGGGCGCCCCGGTGATGGTGGGCGACAAGAAGATCGCCTGGCCCAGCCAGCTCGCGATCGGCTCCGACGGCATGGGCAACTCCCTCGACCACATCCGCCACATCATGGGCGAGTCGATGGAGGCGCTGATCCACCACTTCAAGCTGGTGACCGAGGGCTTCCGGGTCCCGGCCGGCCAGGCGTACGTGCCGATCGAGTCGCCGCGCGGCGAGCTCGGCGCCCACGTCGTCTCCGACGGCGGCACCCGCCCGTTCCGCGCCCACTTCCGGGACCCGTCGTTCACCAATCTGCAGGCCACGAGCGTGATGAGCGAGGGCGGCATGGTCGCCGACGTCATCGTCGCGATCGCATCCATCGACCCGGTCATGGGAGGCGTCGACCGATGACGATCCAGAGCAACGAGATCAGCGACGCGACGTACGCCGAGCTGGAGCAGATCGCGGCCCGCTACCCGGAGCCGCGCTCGGGCCTGCTGCCGATGCTGCACCTGGTGCAGTCGGCCATGGGCCGGATCACGCCGGAGGGGATCGAGGCCTGCGCCGACATCCTCGGCATCTCCGCGGCGGACGTCAGCGGGGTCGCGACGTTCTACACGATGTACAAGCGCAAGCCGGTCGGCGACTACCACGTCGGGGTCTGCACCAACACGCTGTGCGCGGTGATGGGCGGCGACGTGATCTTCGAGCGGCTCAAGGAGCACCTCGACGTCGGCAACGACGAGACCACCGCCGACGGCAGGATCACCCTCGAGCACGTGGAGTGCAACGCGGCGTGCGACTACGCGCCGGTGATGATGGTCAACTGGGAGTTCATGGACAACCAGACCCCGCAGTCGGCGGTGGAGCTGGTCGACGACCTCCGCGCCGGTCGGGAGGTCACCTCCACCCGGGGCCCGCGCATCTGCACGTGGCGCGAGGCGGAGCGGGTGCTGGCCGGCTTCCCCGACGGCCGCGTCGACGAGGGACCCGCCGCGGGCCCGGCCTCGCTGGTCGGCCTCGGGATCGCCCGCGAGCGCGGCTGGAGCGCCCCGTCGCCGGACGCCGAGGGCACGACGGGGTCGGCCAACGAGGTGGCCGACACCAAGACCGAGGCGGTGGCCCAGGCCGACACGTCGCGGGCCCAGAGCGAAACGGTGCAGAGCGAAACGGTGGAGGAGAAGACGGATGACTGATGTCCTGACCCCGGTGCTCACCGACAACTGGGACGCCGAGCGCGCCTGGACCCTCGCGTCGTACGAGCAGCACGGCGGGTACGCCGCGCTGAAGAAGGCGCTCGCGATGGCCCCTGACGACATCATCGCGGCCGTGAAGGACTCCGGCCTGCGCGGTCGCGGCGGCGCGGGCTTCCCGACCGGCATGAAGTGGTCGTTCATCCCGCAGGACAACCCGAGGCCGAAGTACCTCGTCGTCAACGCCGACGAGTCCGAGCCGGGGACCTGCAAGGACATCCCGCTGATGATGGCCAGCCCGCACACCCTGGTCGAGGGCGTGATCATCAGCTCCTTCGCCATCCGGGCCAACAAGGCGTTCATCTACATCCGCGGCGAGGTGCTCCACGTGATCCGCCGGGTGCAGGCCGCGGTCGCCGAGGCGTACGCCGCCGGCCACCTCGGCACCGACATCCACGGCTCCGGCTACGACCTCGACATCGTCGTGCACGCCGGTGCGGGCGCCTACATCTGCGGCGAGGAGACGGCGCTGCTGGAGGGTCTGGAGGGCCGTCGCGGCCAGCCCCGGTTGCGCCCGCCGTTCCCGGCCGTCGCCGGCCTGTACGCCAGCCCGACGGTCATCAACAACGTCGAGTCGATCGCATCCGTGCCGAGCATCATCGGCCGCGGCGCCGAGTGGTTCGCGAGCATGGGCACCGAGAAGTCCAAGGGCTTCGGCATCTTCTCCCTCTCCGGCCACGTCCAGCGGCCGGGCCAGTACGAGGCGCCGCTCGGCATCACCCTGCGGCAGCTGATCGACCTCGCGGGCGGCATGCGGGAGGGCCACGAGCTGAAGTTCTGGACTCCCGGCGGGTCGAGCACCCCGCTGTTCACCGCCGAGCACCTCGACGTCCCGCTGGACTTCGAGGGCGTGGCCGCGGCCGGGTCGATGCTCGGCACCCGCGCCCTGCAGCTCTTCGACGAGACCGTCTGCGTGGTCCGGGCCGTGCTGCGGTGGACGGAGTTCTACAAGCACGAGTCCTGCGGCAAGTGCACGCCGTGCCGCGAGGGGACGTGGTGGCTGGTCCAGACCCTGGCCGCGCTGGAGCGGGGGCAGGGCACCGAGGCCGACCTCGAGCTGCTCCTCGACCAGTGCGACAAC encodes the following:
- the nuoE gene encoding NADH-quinone oxidoreductase subunit NuoE, giving the protein MTIQSNEISDATYAELEQIAARYPEPRSGLLPMLHLVQSAMGRITPEGIEACADILGISAADVSGVATFYTMYKRKPVGDYHVGVCTNTLCAVMGGDVIFERLKEHLDVGNDETTADGRITLEHVECNAACDYAPVMMVNWEFMDNQTPQSAVELVDDLRAGREVTSTRGPRICTWREAERVLAGFPDGRVDEGPAAGPASLVGLGIARERGWSAPSPDAEGTTGSANEVADTKTEAVAQADTSRAQSETVQSETVEEKTDD
- a CDS encoding NADH-quinone oxidoreductase subunit C is translated as MSDEKTPEQAALDQSPENAPATTDPEVRAVGVRSGMFGAKGSGDTSGYGGLVQPVVLPGAAQRPFEGWHEEVAGALDVALAAGGVEHAVESVVIHRREITFHVRRADLPTVAQVLRDDLKLRFEFCAGVSGVHYPADEGRELHAVYHLLSMTHNRRIRVEVTAPDADPHIPSIVAVYPTVDWHERETYDMFGIVFDGHPALTRVLMPDDWPGHPQRKDYPLGGIPVEYKGGTVPPPDQRRSYN
- a CDS encoding NADH-quinone oxidoreductase subunit A, whose amino-acid sequence is MELYTPVLFLAALAALFAVGSVAMSAFIGPKRYNRARLDSYECGIEPTPQPVGGGRFPVKYYITAMLFIVFDIEIIFLYPWAVHFDAMKFFGLIEMVLFIGTVFVAYAYVWRRGGLEWD
- a CDS encoding NADH-quinone oxidoreductase subunit D; the protein is MSTTEDLYAGTSDTTEGRVFTVTGQDWDQIAEGLAEEADERIVVNMGPQHPSTHGVLRLILELEGETVTEARCGIGYLHTGIEKNMEFRSWVQGVTFCTRMDYLSPFYNEMTYVLGVERLLDIEDQVPEKAEVMRVLLMELNRISSHLVCIATGGMEIGALTVMTMGFRERELVLDLFELITGLRMNHAFIRPGGVAQDLPPGALDEIRGFVALMKKRLPEYAALCNANPIFKARLEGVGHLDLEGCLALGLTGPVLRSTGYPWDLRKSEPYSGYETYDFEVQTWDTADAYGRFRIRLNEMWESLKIVEQAADRLAGLEGAPVMVGDKKIAWPSQLAIGSDGMGNSLDHIRHIMGESMEALIHHFKLVTEGFRVPAGQAYVPIESPRGELGAHVVSDGGTRPFRAHFRDPSFTNLQATSVMSEGGMVADVIVAIASIDPVMGGVDR
- a CDS encoding NADH-quinone oxidoreductase subunit B; the encoded protein is MGIEEKLPSGVLLTTVEGVAGYMRKASFWPATFGLACCAIEMMSSGGPKYDLGRFGMEVFRASPRQADLMIVAGRVSQKMAPVLRQIYDQMPEPKWVLAMGVCASSGGMFNNYAVVQGVDHIVPVDMYLPGCPPRPEMLMDAILKLHDQVQSKKLGVNRLAEIEERENAALKALPTSEMKGLLR
- the nuoF gene encoding NADH-quinone oxidoreductase subunit NuoF, with the translated sequence MTDVLTPVLTDNWDAERAWTLASYEQHGGYAALKKALAMAPDDIIAAVKDSGLRGRGGAGFPTGMKWSFIPQDNPRPKYLVVNADESEPGTCKDIPLMMASPHTLVEGVIISSFAIRANKAFIYIRGEVLHVIRRVQAAVAEAYAAGHLGTDIHGSGYDLDIVVHAGAGAYICGEETALLEGLEGRRGQPRLRPPFPAVAGLYASPTVINNVESIASVPSIIGRGAEWFASMGTEKSKGFGIFSLSGHVQRPGQYEAPLGITLRQLIDLAGGMREGHELKFWTPGGSSTPLFTAEHLDVPLDFEGVAAAGSMLGTRALQLFDETVCVVRAVLRWTEFYKHESCGKCTPCREGTWWLVQTLAALERGQGTEADLELLLDQCDNILGRAFCALGDGATSPITSSIKYFRDEYLAHLTHGGCPFDPAASTSFVTAGASA